The following are from one region of the Silene latifolia isolate original U9 population chromosome 9, ASM4854445v1, whole genome shotgun sequence genome:
- the LOC141600304 gene encoding deSI-like protein At4g17486, which translates to MLCRIIPKKKKVGAVPVYLNVYDLTPINGYAYWVGLGVYHSGVQVHGVEYAFGAHDHTTTGVFEVEPKQCPGFTFRKSILIGRTDLGSKEVRILIEKLSKEYLGNTYHLISKNCNHFCNDLCIHLTAKPIPSWVNRLARLGLLCKCVLPAALDETKVRPIKAESKNGENDKKKYRSQSTRFESSSTPPSTLSTCSSAPSSRSRRQRRCVPPSSSLFSSYPQAEPVS; encoded by the exons ATGTTGTGCAGAATTATACCAAAGAAGAAGAAGGTTGGTGCAGTACCAGTTTATTTAAATGTATATGATCTTACACCTATCAATGGTTATGCTTATTGGGTTGGTCTTGGTGTTTATCATTCTGGTGTTCAAG TGCATGGGGTCGAGTATGCTTTTGGTGCTCATGATCATACCACAACCGGGGTATTTGAGGTCGAACCCAAGCAATGCCCTGGATTCACATTCCGAAAATCAATCTTGATTGGAAGAACAGATTTGGGATCTAAAGAGGTCCGTATCTTGATAGAGAAACTATCGAAAGAGTACTTGGGTAACACTTACCATCTCATCAGCAAGAATTGCAACCATTTCTGCAATGATCTATGTATACATTTAACCGCAAAGCCAATACCAAGTTGGGTCAATCGACTCGCTCGGTTAG GTTTACTCTGCAAATGTGTACTTCCGGCAGCATTAGATGAGACCAAAGTTAGGCCTATCAAAGCCGAAAGTAAAAATGGTGAAAACGATAAGAAAAAGTATAGAAGTCAATCAACTAGGTTTGAATCCTCCTCGACTCCTCCTTCAACCTTGTCAACTTGTTCTTCAGCTCCCTCCAGTAGAAGCAGGAGGCAGAGACGCTGCGTCCCTCCATCTTCATCATTGTTTAGTTCATACCCTCAGGCCGAGCCTGTCTCATAG